The genomic interval GATAAATTTGATAGACAACCGCCTCTTTCCACCATCTTCTCTCCATTTCAGCCACTCCCTTCTATCCCTATTATAAAAAGAAAAACTGTTAAATATGCTCAGTCAGAGCAATACCTAAAAAAACTTGCCTACTGAGAAGAAGTAACCTTTAAACCAATAATCCCTATTACAATACAGCCCACAAAGAAGAGACGCAGGAAGTCTTTCGGTTCCTGAAAAAAGATAATCCCTATAGTAACCGCTCCGACAGCGCCAATTCCTGTCCAAATCGCATAAGCCGTCCCAAGCGGTAATGTT from Peribacillus asahii carries:
- the sugE gene encoding quaternary ammonium compound efflux SMR transporter SugE translates to MAWLYLIIAGVFEVIWATSLKYTEGFTKIIPSVITVVGMIISFYFLSAAIKTLPLGTAYAIWTGIGAVGAVTIGIIFFQEPKDFLRLFFVGCIVIGIIGLKVTSSQ